CTTCTTTCCTAACGGTTTACATGATGCGAAGCATAACATTAGAAGAGCTTCAAGGATTTCGTGATGCGTTATTAGAATTATGTATTCCTGTAAATTTATCCGATTTTGATCCTATAGATTTATGTGGTACTGGAGGCGATGGTAAAGACACGTTTAATATCTCCACTCTAGCCTCTTTTGTAACTGCTGGTGCTGGCGTAAATGTTGCAAAACATGGTAATTATGGCGTCTCCTCTGCTTCAGGATCATCTAATGTCATGGAAGCTTTAGGGATTCACTTTTCTAATAAATCTGATTTTTTAAAGTACTCAATAGAAAAAGCAGGCATCTGTGTGTTACATGCGCCATTGTTTCACCCTGCCATGAAAAACGTGGCCCCAATACGTAAAGAACTAGGTGTTAAAACCTTTTTTAATATGCTCGGACCGATGGTAAACCCAGCGTTTCCGAGAAATCAAATGGTAGGTGTTTTTAATTTAGAATTACAACGTATTTACGGATACCTCTATCAAAACACTGATAAAAATTATAGCATCGTACACGCTTTAGATGGCTATGACGAAATCTCTTTAACAGGAAACACAAAAATAATTTCTAACCGTTCTGAAACGATGTTAAGCCCTTCTGATTTGGGAGTAGCACAAATCGAGCAATCTGATATATTTGGAGGAGATACCGTAAAGGATGCTGCTAAAATTTTCAAAAACATCATTAAAGGAAAAGGGACAGAAGCACAAAATAATGTAGTTTGCGCAAATGCAGGTTTAGCCATAGCAACCGCTAAGCAAATTCCACATTTAGAAGGTTTCGAACTCGCTAAAGAAAGTCTAGAAAGTGGACGTGCCAAAGCGAGTCTAGAAAAACTAATAGAATTAAGTAAATAAAAGTAAACAGTAGCGGTATCTTGTATACACTTTGCTAACTATAGAAACAAAAATGAATATTTTAGATAAAATCACAGCA
This portion of the Olleya sp. Bg11-27 genome encodes:
- the trpD gene encoding anthranilate phosphoribosyltransferase; translated protein: MRQILNRLINQESISSEEAKRVLVNISKGIYNQSQIASFLTVYMMRSITLEELQGFRDALLELCIPVNLSDFDPIDLCGTGGDGKDTFNISTLASFVTAGAGVNVAKHGNYGVSSASGSSNVMEALGIHFSNKSDFLKYSIEKAGICVLHAPLFHPAMKNVAPIRKELGVKTFFNMLGPMVNPAFPRNQMVGVFNLELQRIYGYLYQNTDKNYSIVHALDGYDEISLTGNTKIISNRSETMLSPSDLGVAQIEQSDIFGGDTVKDAAKIFKNIIKGKGTEAQNNVVCANAGLAIATAKQIPHLEGFELAKESLESGRAKASLEKLIELSK